The following coding sequences lie in one Paenibacillus durus ATCC 35681 genomic window:
- the glyA gene encoding serine hydroxymethyltransferase — MEQLRKSDPEVLKAMGLELQRQKANIELIASENIVSEAVIEAMGSVLTNKYAEGYPGKRYYGGCEDVDIVENLARDRAKQLFGADHANVQPHSGAQANMAVYLAALNPGDTVLGMNLAHGGHLTHGSPVNASGLLYNFVAYGVQEDTFLIDYDEVRKAAFKHRPKLIVAGASAYPRTIDFEALASIASDVGSLFMVDMAHIAGLVAAGLHPSPVPHAHFVTTTTHKTLRGPRGGMILCKQPWAAAIDKAVFPGSQGGPLMHVIAAKAVSFGEALQPSFKTYAENVVKNAKVLAETLIGEGVNIVSGGTDNHLMLVDTRNLNITGKDAEKVLDSIGITVNKNAIPFDPTSPFVTSGIRIGTPAVTSRGMDEQAMTEIGKLIAAVLKNPKDEATLQDAARRVAALTDRFPIYPSLQY, encoded by the coding sequence ATGGAACAATTGCGCAAGAGTGACCCGGAAGTATTGAAAGCGATGGGACTGGAACTTCAGCGTCAGAAAGCCAATATCGAGCTGATTGCTTCGGAGAATATCGTGAGCGAGGCTGTCATTGAGGCCATGGGCTCCGTGCTGACGAATAAATATGCCGAAGGTTACCCGGGTAAACGTTACTACGGCGGCTGTGAAGATGTGGACATCGTGGAGAATCTGGCCCGTGACCGCGCCAAGCAGCTGTTCGGCGCCGACCATGCCAACGTGCAGCCGCACTCCGGCGCGCAGGCGAACATGGCTGTGTACCTCGCCGCGCTCAACCCTGGAGATACGGTGCTCGGCATGAACCTGGCTCACGGCGGACACCTGACGCACGGCAGCCCGGTTAACGCTTCCGGCCTTCTCTATAACTTTGTCGCATACGGCGTTCAGGAAGATACCTTCCTTATCGACTACGACGAAGTGCGCAAAGCCGCTTTCAAGCATCGTCCGAAGCTGATCGTCGCCGGCGCAAGCGCCTATCCGCGCACGATTGACTTCGAAGCTCTGGCTTCGATCGCAAGCGACGTCGGATCGCTGTTTATGGTCGATATGGCGCATATCGCCGGTCTGGTAGCTGCGGGACTACACCCGAGCCCTGTTCCGCATGCCCATTTCGTGACCACGACGACCCACAAGACGCTGCGCGGTCCGCGGGGCGGCATGATTCTCTGCAAACAGCCGTGGGCTGCGGCGATTGACAAGGCCGTATTCCCGGGCTCGCAAGGCGGTCCGCTGATGCATGTCATCGCGGCCAAAGCCGTATCCTTCGGCGAAGCCCTTCAGCCGTCTTTTAAGACTTATGCGGAGAATGTGGTGAAGAATGCTAAGGTGCTGGCAGAAACTCTGATCGGCGAAGGCGTCAATATCGTCTCTGGCGGAACCGACAACCATCTGATGCTGGTTGATACGCGTAATCTGAACATTACCGGCAAGGATGCGGAAAAAGTGCTCGATTCCATTGGCATCACCGTTAACAAAAATGCGATTCCGTTCGATCCGACCAGCCCGTTCGTTACAAGCGGCATCCGGATCGGTACGCCAGCGGTTACCTCGCGCGGCATGGATGAGCAGGCGATGACCGAGATCGGCAAGCTCATCGCCGCTGTGCTGAAGAATCCTAAAGATGAGGCCACGCTGCAAGACGCTGCCCGCCGGGTCGCCGCGCTGACGGATCGCTTTCCAATTTACCCTTCTTTGCAGTACTAA
- a CDS encoding TIGR01440 family protein, with protein sequence MSGSGHAAKADPSIAEQTYLVLRELAEAGGIGQGKVLIVGASTSEVAGVRIGTGGALEVAQQLLSGVRRAAEEFGFSPVYQCCEHLNRAIVMERRLLEQFGLTEVSAVPVPGAGGSLGAAAYRSMTDPVLAETVQAHAGVDIGETLIGMHLRRVAVPFRTSLRYIGEARVNSAYTRPPLIGGERAVYRRQEDGGSKLCD encoded by the coding sequence TTGTCCGGGAGCGGACACGCTGCCAAGGCAGATCCGTCTATTGCCGAACAGACTTATCTCGTGCTGCGGGAACTGGCGGAAGCCGGCGGAATTGGACAAGGCAAAGTGCTCATTGTCGGCGCCAGCACGAGCGAGGTAGCCGGCGTGCGGATCGGCACCGGAGGTGCGCTTGAGGTAGCGCAGCAGCTGCTGTCCGGCGTCCGCCGGGCTGCCGAGGAGTTTGGCTTCTCACCCGTATATCAGTGCTGCGAGCATCTGAACCGGGCGATTGTGATGGAACGAAGACTGCTGGAGCAGTTCGGTCTGACCGAGGTATCGGCAGTGCCGGTTCCCGGAGCGGGAGGGTCTCTTGGCGCAGCGGCATACCGCTCGATGACCGATCCTGTGCTGGCTGAAACGGTGCAGGCGCATGCCGGCGTCGATATCGGTGAGACTCTTATTGGAATGCATCTTCGGCGCGTCGCGGTGCCTTTCCGGACATCGCTGCGCTATATCGGAGAAGCCCGCGTTAACTCGGCCTACACCAGACCGCCGCTGATCGGCGGCGAACGCGCGGTGTACCGGCGGCAGGAGGACGGCGGGTCGAAGCTGTGTGATTAG
- a CDS encoding low molecular weight protein arginine phosphatase codes for MLHILFVCTGNTCRSPMAEGLLRKLAAERGFDLEVRSAGVSAIAGTSMSRHAAAILRDEGINDHITSSQLSGELLTWADLVLTLTQSHKRHVLHYFPNAVSKTHTLKEYVQDEETVRRDLEELDSLYAGTELAASLGQEPKAADLQRIIEIRQRIPSADIMDPFGGSREDYEYAAAEIRSSLHRLLDKLEALRRL; via the coding sequence ATGCTTCATATTTTGTTCGTCTGCACCGGCAATACATGCCGCAGTCCGATGGCTGAAGGGCTTCTGCGCAAACTGGCGGCGGAGCGGGGATTTGATCTGGAGGTGCGGTCAGCCGGGGTGTCCGCGATCGCCGGAACGTCGATGTCAAGGCATGCGGCGGCTATATTGCGGGATGAGGGTATCAATGATCATATTACTTCCTCCCAGCTTTCGGGTGAACTCCTCACTTGGGCCGATCTGGTGCTGACCCTTACCCAGAGCCATAAAAGGCATGTGCTGCATTATTTTCCGAACGCCGTATCCAAGACGCATACGCTCAAGGAATATGTGCAGGATGAGGAAACCGTGCGCAGGGACCTGGAAGAGCTGGACAGTCTCTATGCCGGAACGGAGTTGGCCGCTTCGCTGGGGCAAGAACCGAAGGCTGCCGACCTGCAGCGGATCATCGAGATCCGCCAGCGGATTCCGAGTGCGGATATCATGGACCCGTTCGGCGGAAGCCGCGAGGACTATGAATATGCGGCCGCTGAAATCCGTTCGTCGCTTCACAGGCTGCTGGATAAGCTTGAAGCCTTACGCCGTTTGTAA
- a CDS encoding manganese efflux pump encodes MGEVPAGWGQIVTIAIMALALGMDAFSLGVGIGMKGIRLLHVLQMSLLIAFFHVLMPLLGLVTGSYVGHLLGRVAGIAAGVLLVALGGHMMLGSFRTGEGAGMRGVDHRTLWGMLLISLSVSIDSFSVGVSLGVFVSNVLLTVLAFGACGGLMSITGLLLGRHVSRGLGEYGEALGGAILLGFGLLFIF; translated from the coding sequence ATGGGAGAGGTACCGGCCGGATGGGGCCAGATCGTAACCATTGCAATCATGGCGCTCGCTCTGGGAATGGATGCCTTTTCGCTTGGCGTAGGAATCGGGATGAAGGGCATCCGTCTTCTTCATGTGCTGCAAATGAGCTTGCTCATTGCTTTTTTTCATGTGCTGATGCCTCTGCTGGGACTTGTTACCGGGAGCTATGTTGGGCATTTACTGGGTCGGGTTGCGGGGATTGCCGCTGGGGTGCTGCTTGTTGCGCTAGGCGGGCACATGATGCTCGGTTCGTTCCGCACTGGAGAGGGAGCCGGAATGAGAGGGGTGGACCACCGCACACTGTGGGGAATGCTGCTCATTTCTCTCAGCGTTAGCATCGATTCGTTCTCGGTCGGCGTTTCGCTTGGCGTATTTGTGAGCAATGTCTTGCTGACCGTGCTGGCCTTCGGGGCCTGCGGGGGGCTGATGTCGATCACCGGACTGCTGCTTGGACGGCATGTGAGTCGTGGACTCGGAGAATACGGGGAGGCGCTCGGCGGGGCGATTTTGCTTGGGTTTGGCTTGCTGTTCATCTTCTGA
- a CDS encoding L-threonylcarbamoyladenylate synthase has protein sequence METKYWKLSCAEREAGRERSDSAADLAAITEAAEMLRAGNTVAFPTETVYGLGADARNTEAVEAIFQAKGRPSDNPLIVHIADRAALKELVTDVPAAAAALMDAYWPGPLTVVLPLRPGMLSPRVTAGLDTVGVRMPDHPVALALLAAAGCPVAAPSANRSGRPSPTLAGHVLDDLAGKIGGVLDGGAAGVGLESTVVQVQPDGSVAVLRPGGITAAQLAAVAGDAAVTGASAAPDFTPPQEAAEAMAHPAAPDAAGKSSPAPRAPGMKYAHYAPQGWLGVVRGASPAGAAKTAAGLLASARERGETTGMLLFEEHLPLYPAGAADCVVSLGPLASPETAARSLYAALRRFDEAGATYILAEACPETGLGSAIMNRLMKAAAGRVIDAE, from the coding sequence ATGGAGACAAAATATTGGAAGCTGAGCTGCGCGGAGAGGGAAGCCGGACGGGAGCGGAGCGATAGCGCGGCGGACCTTGCGGCGATTACGGAAGCGGCAGAGATGCTGAGGGCGGGGAATACGGTCGCTTTTCCGACCGAGACGGTGTACGGCCTGGGAGCGGACGCGCGTAATACGGAGGCGGTCGAGGCGATTTTCCAGGCAAAAGGGCGTCCTTCGGACAATCCGCTCATCGTCCATATCGCCGACCGGGCGGCGCTTAAAGAGCTTGTGACGGATGTGCCCGCAGCGGCGGCGGCCTTAATGGACGCCTACTGGCCTGGTCCGCTGACTGTGGTGCTGCCGCTTCGTCCGGGCATGCTGTCGCCACGCGTAACGGCGGGCCTGGACACGGTCGGCGTGCGGATGCCGGACCATCCGGTGGCGCTGGCGCTGCTGGCGGCGGCAGGCTGTCCGGTTGCCGCTCCCAGCGCCAACCGCTCGGGGCGGCCGAGCCCGACGCTAGCCGGCCATGTGCTGGACGATCTTGCCGGCAAGATCGGCGGCGTGCTGGACGGCGGAGCCGCAGGCGTCGGCCTGGAGTCGACCGTCGTGCAGGTGCAGCCGGACGGCTCCGTCGCCGTGCTCCGGCCCGGCGGCATCACGGCGGCGCAGCTCGCCGCCGTTGCCGGAGACGCCGCCGTCACGGGCGCTTCGGCGGCGCCCGATTTCACGCCTCCGCAGGAAGCTGCGGAGGCTATGGCCCACCCCGCCGCCCCGGACGCGGCGGGGAAGAGCAGCCCGGCTCCGCGCGCGCCGGGCATGAAGTACGCGCACTACGCGCCGCAGGGCTGGCTCGGCGTTGTGCGCGGCGCTTCGCCGGCGGGCGCGGCGAAGACGGCGGCGGGCCTTCTCGCGTCGGCCCGCGAGCGCGGCGAGACGACGGGGATGCTCCTCTTCGAGGAGCATTTGCCCCTGTATCCCGCCGGCGCCGCCGACTGCGTCGTCTCGCTTGGCCCGCTGGCCTCGCCGGAGACGGCTGCCCGCTCCCTTTATGCCGCGCTGCGGCGCTTCGATGAAGCGGGGGCGACATATATCTTAGCCGAGGCCTGCCCGGAGACGGGTCTCGGCTCCGCGATCATGAATCGGCTGATGAAAGCTGCGGCAGGCCGCGTGATCGACGCCGAATAG
- the spoIIR gene encoding stage II sporulation protein R, which yields MNAKKGIDGDSLRKTFTYTAILICILMFVVMAWEGQKTDAAVSGGPIPKESIRLRILANSDGAQDQLMKRQLRDKIVAQMNGWVAELEDPQSLDQARGVIREHLPELNKLVGNELDKRGIGYGYKVELGVVPFPTKLYGGTVYPAGEYEALRVTLGKGEGQNWWCVLFPPLCFIDAGSGDAAAKPANDAKAKSVKVSANGKGAAAKTKAAQADLSPDRQPDGAVQAEAPAEQPKVRFFVWELLLKIGSWIRGLWA from the coding sequence ATGAACGCCAAAAAAGGAATCGACGGGGATTCGCTGCGTAAGACCTTTACGTATACTGCTATTTTAATTTGCATCCTTATGTTTGTCGTGATGGCCTGGGAAGGGCAAAAAACGGATGCCGCCGTTAGCGGCGGCCCGATTCCGAAGGAGTCGATCCGTCTGCGGATTCTCGCTAATTCGGACGGGGCGCAGGATCAACTAATGAAGCGGCAGCTCCGCGATAAAATTGTGGCGCAGATGAATGGATGGGTGGCCGAACTAGAGGACCCGCAGAGTCTCGATCAGGCGCGTGGCGTAATACGCGAGCATTTGCCGGAGCTGAATAAGCTGGTGGGCAATGAACTGGACAAGCGAGGCATCGGCTACGGTTATAAGGTGGAGCTGGGTGTCGTTCCGTTCCCGACCAAGCTGTACGGAGGGACGGTATATCCCGCCGGAGAATATGAAGCACTTCGTGTAACACTTGGAAAAGGAGAAGGACAAAACTGGTGGTGCGTACTGTTCCCTCCGCTTTGCTTTATCGACGCAGGATCGGGCGATGCGGCAGCCAAGCCTGCCAACGATGCCAAGGCCAAGTCCGTGAAGGTATCCGCGAATGGAAAAGGCGCTGCTGCAAAAACGAAGGCGGCACAGGCAGATCTGTCGCCGGATCGGCAGCCGGATGGTGCGGTCCAAGCTGAAGCTCCCGCAGAGCAGCCAAAAGTAAGGTTCTTTGTCTGGGAGCTGCTGCTCAAAATCGGAAGCTGGATCAGGGGCTTGTGGGCATAG
- a CDS encoding FtsW/RodA/SpoVE family cell cycle protein translates to MLQKLKKIDGVIVFILISLMVICIMSIYSVTHGRSTDGFQIQMLRYYILGFVAFFGLAFLDYRLLVKYGIYIYLFGIGVLILVSFIGTSHNGAQGWLGIGQLSIQPAELFKLILILFLASVLVLKNKQKLRFWRDVIPLGLLTLLPFGIVISQNDLGNALSYIIILFGLLWIGNIKFTHALIGILLIAATTVGGIWSYTHYHDQSVAFIEKVIGREHLVSRFDPWLMPELASSDASYQTKNAMLAIASGGMSGEGYLKGSTVQANRVPYTYADSIFVQIAEEFGFVGSAVLLLLYFILIHRMILIALECKDRGGPFLIVGVVAMMLYQIFENIGAFIGLMPLTGITLPFISYGGTSLLINMASIGLVMSVKLHGQEEEEDLPKASYSAPAKQG, encoded by the coding sequence ATGCTGCAAAAGCTAAAAAAAATTGACGGGGTCATCGTCTTTATTCTAATCTCGCTTATGGTCATCTGCATTATGTCGATATACAGCGTCACTCACGGCCGGAGTACCGATGGTTTTCAGATCCAAATGCTTAGATACTACATCCTTGGATTTGTCGCTTTTTTCGGCCTGGCGTTCCTGGATTATCGGCTGCTGGTCAAATACGGAATTTATATCTACCTTTTCGGAATCGGAGTGCTGATTCTGGTCAGCTTTATCGGCACATCCCACAACGGGGCGCAAGGTTGGCTTGGAATAGGCCAGCTGAGCATTCAGCCGGCTGAATTGTTTAAACTGATCCTGATTCTGTTTCTGGCGTCCGTACTAGTGCTGAAGAACAAGCAGAAGCTGCGGTTTTGGCGCGATGTGATCCCTCTTGGCCTGTTGACGCTCCTTCCATTCGGTATAGTGATTTCCCAGAACGACTTGGGCAACGCATTGAGCTACATTATCATTTTGTTCGGCTTGCTATGGATCGGCAATATTAAATTTACCCATGCCCTTATCGGTATTCTGTTGATTGCCGCAACGACGGTGGGCGGAATTTGGAGTTATACTCATTATCACGACCAATCCGTGGCTTTTATTGAAAAGGTGATCGGCAGGGAGCATCTGGTAAGCCGTTTCGATCCTTGGCTTATGCCTGAACTCGCTTCATCCGATGCCAGCTATCAAACTAAAAATGCAATGCTGGCCATTGCTTCAGGAGGCATGAGCGGCGAAGGGTATTTGAAAGGAAGTACCGTTCAGGCCAATCGGGTGCCTTACACATATGCCGATTCGATATTTGTTCAGATTGCCGAGGAGTTCGGCTTTGTGGGTTCCGCCGTCCTGCTGCTCTTATACTTTATACTGATCCATCGGATGATTCTGATCGCGCTAGAATGCAAGGACAGAGGCGGACCGTTCCTTATCGTCGGCGTCGTTGCCATGATGCTATACCAGATTTTTGAGAATATCGGAGCTTTTATCGGACTTATGCCGCTGACCGGCATTACGCTGCCTTTTATCAGCTACGGCGGCACCTCGCTGTTGATCAATATGGCGAGTATCGGGCTTGTGATGAGCGTGAAGCTGCACGGGCAAGAGGAAGAAGAAGATTTGCCAAAGGCGTCTTATTCGGCACCGGCCAAACAAGGATGA
- the prfA gene encoding peptide chain release factor 1, whose amino-acid sequence MLDRLQSLADRYEKLSELLCDPDVASDSKKLRDYSKEQSDLQPAYEAYTEYKNVMEELGAAKAMLGEKLDDEMREMVKMEIEELSKRQTELEETIRILLLPKDPNDDKNVIVEIRGAAGGDEAALFASDLYRMYTRFADTQGWRVELMDANTNDLGGFKEVIFMINGRGAYSKMKYESGAHRVQRIPTTESGGRIHTSTSTVAVMPEAEEIDIEILDKDIRVDTFCSSGAGGQSVNTTKSAVRVTHIPTGIVATCQDGKSQNSNKEKALQVLRARISDMMRQEEEAKYAGERKSKVGTGDRSERIRTYNFPQSRVTDHRIGLTLHRLDSVMNGEIEEIISALSIAEQAELMEKGE is encoded by the coding sequence TTGTTGGACCGATTGCAATCTCTGGCGGACCGCTATGAGAAACTCAGTGAACTGCTTTGCGATCCGGATGTTGCAAGCGATAGTAAGAAACTGAGGGACTATTCCAAAGAACAATCCGATCTGCAGCCCGCCTATGAGGCTTATACCGAATATAAAAATGTAATGGAAGAACTGGGCGCCGCCAAAGCGATGCTCGGCGAGAAGCTCGACGACGAAATGCGCGAAATGGTGAAGATGGAAATCGAGGAATTGTCGAAACGGCAGACCGAGCTTGAGGAGACAATCCGCATCCTGCTGCTGCCGAAGGACCCGAACGACGACAAGAACGTCATTGTGGAAATTCGGGGGGCTGCTGGCGGTGACGAAGCGGCACTGTTCGCATCCGACCTGTACCGTATGTACACCCGTTTTGCGGATACCCAAGGCTGGCGCGTGGAACTGATGGACGCCAACACGAATGACCTGGGCGGCTTCAAAGAGGTTATCTTTATGATTAACGGCCGGGGCGCTTACAGCAAAATGAAGTACGAGAGCGGCGCGCACCGCGTGCAGCGCATCCCGACAACGGAATCCGGCGGACGGATTCATACCTCCACCTCCACTGTGGCGGTAATGCCCGAAGCTGAAGAAATCGACATCGAAATTCTTGACAAGGATATCCGCGTGGATACGTTCTGTTCCAGCGGCGCGGGCGGCCAGTCGGTCAATACGACCAAGTCCGCTGTGCGCGTAACGCATATTCCTACGGGAATCGTGGCGACCTGTCAGGACGGCAAGTCGCAGAACTCCAACAAGGAGAAGGCTCTTCAAGTGCTGCGCGCCCGCATCTCCGACATGATGCGTCAGGAAGAAGAAGCCAAGTACGCTGGCGAACGGAAGAGCAAGGTCGGCACCGGTGACCGCAGTGAACGCATCCGGACCTATAACTTCCCGCAGAGCCGGGTGACCGATCACCGGATCGGCCTGACCCTGCACCGTCTGGATTCGGTCATGAACGGTGAGATTGAAGAGATTATTTCGGCGCTCTCCATTGCGGAGCAGGCCGAGCTGATGGAAAAAGGAGAATAA
- the ychF gene encoding redox-regulated ATPase YchF — MALKAGIVGLPNVGKSTLFNAITQAGAESANYPFCTIDPNVGVVEVPDERLDKLTELVVPNKTVPTAFEFVDIAGLVRGASKGEGLGNKFLAHIREVDAIVHVVRCFEDENVTHVDGKVNPISDIQTINLELILADVESVEKRIDRSRKNMKGGNKQYAQEVEVLERVKEALYNDMPARSVELSDEELLIVRDLHLLTLKPVLYAANVGEDEVATAEENPYVKQVREFAAAENAEVVPISAKVEAEIAELEGDDKVMFLEELGLAESGLNRLIKAAYKLLGLYTYFTAGVQEVRAWTIRKGTKAPGAAGVIHSDFERGFIRAEVVAYDDLVAAGSMNGAKEKGQLRLEGKDYVVQDGDVMHFRFNV, encoded by the coding sequence ATGGCTTTGAAAGCGGGTATTGTTGGTCTTCCAAATGTCGGAAAATCGACGCTGTTTAACGCAATTACACAGGCGGGCGCGGAGTCGGCTAATTATCCTTTTTGTACGATCGACCCGAATGTCGGGGTAGTGGAAGTGCCGGACGAGCGTCTGGATAAGCTGACCGAGTTGGTTGTGCCGAACAAAACAGTGCCGACCGCATTTGAGTTCGTTGACATTGCCGGACTGGTGCGCGGGGCGAGCAAAGGCGAGGGGCTGGGCAATAAGTTCCTGGCGCATATCCGCGAGGTGGACGCCATTGTCCATGTCGTGCGCTGCTTCGAGGACGAGAATGTGACTCATGTCGACGGAAAAGTAAATCCGATCAGCGACATCCAGACGATTAACCTGGAGCTGATTCTGGCCGATGTAGAGAGCGTGGAGAAGCGGATCGACCGTTCCCGCAAAAACATGAAGGGCGGCAACAAGCAATACGCCCAGGAAGTAGAAGTGTTGGAGCGCGTCAAAGAAGCGCTGTATAACGATATGCCCGCGAGAAGCGTGGAGCTGTCAGATGAAGAACTGCTGATTGTGCGCGATCTCCATCTGCTGACCCTGAAGCCGGTGCTGTACGCGGCTAATGTGGGCGAGGATGAGGTTGCAACGGCGGAAGAGAATCCGTACGTGAAGCAGGTGCGCGAATTCGCCGCCGCCGAGAACGCCGAGGTGGTGCCGATCAGCGCGAAGGTGGAGGCGGAAATCGCCGAGCTGGAAGGCGACGACAAGGTGATGTTCCTCGAAGAGCTTGGCCTCGCGGAGTCAGGCCTCAACCGTCTGATCAAAGCGGCTTACAAGCTGCTTGGTCTGTATACGTACTTTACGGCGGGCGTGCAGGAGGTTCGCGCCTGGACCATCCGCAAAGGAACGAAAGCGCCGGGCGCGGCGGGCGTGATTCACTCTGATTTCGAGCGCGGTTTTATCCGGGCGGAAGTAGTGGCCTATGACGATCTGGTCGCCGCCGGTTCTATGAATGGAGCCAAAGAAAAAGGCCAGCTGCGTCTCGAAGGCAAGGATTATGTCGTGCAGGACGGCGACGTTATGCATTTCCGGTTTAACGTATAA
- a CDS encoding GNAT family N-acetyltransferase, whose product MIKLVQMDEATFQFFLSQSTSDFAEEKVKSGAWEPDNALKQSKEAMTRFLPAGLNTEGAYLYSVVEEESDTPVGYIWFNVTEGSRGREAFIYDIYIFEPFQGKGYGKQAMQALDEEARSMNVRKIGLHVFGQNHRAFELYKKMGYGVTDITMSKEL is encoded by the coding sequence ATGATAAAACTGGTTCAAATGGACGAAGCGACGTTTCAATTTTTCCTCAGTCAATCGACCAGCGACTTTGCCGAGGAGAAGGTAAAATCGGGAGCCTGGGAACCGGATAACGCGCTGAAGCAGTCCAAAGAGGCGATGACGCGCTTTTTGCCCGCCGGACTGAATACCGAAGGCGCTTATCTATACTCGGTCGTCGAGGAAGAGAGCGATACCCCTGTTGGATACATCTGGTTCAACGTTACTGAAGGAAGCCGCGGCCGCGAAGCATTTATTTACGACATTTATATTTTTGAACCGTTTCAGGGCAAAGGTTACGGTAAGCAGGCCATGCAGGCGCTCGACGAAGAGGCCCGCAGCATGAATGTCCGCAAAATCGGACTGCATGTATTCGGCCAGAACCACCGCGCATTCGAGCTGTACAAAAAAATGGGCTACGGCGTAACCGACATTACGATGTCGAAAGAGCTGTAG
- the fni gene encoding type 2 isopentenyl-diphosphate Delta-isomerase, which yields MKTTAKASGSRPHLLEGKTGERKIEHVRLCLNEDVGGRGVTTGFERYRFRHNALPELNFDDITLDTLFLGRSLRTPLLISSMTGGSAATGEINARLAEAAQRRGWTLGVGSIRAALERPELESTFRVREHAPDVPVIANLGAVQLSYGFDAGDCRRAVEIAEADWLVLHLNGLQEVFQPEGNTGFGSLLRKIEQVCHSLEVPVGVKEVGWGIDGEKALKLYGAGVSFIDVSGAGGTSWSQVEKFRSADPVRRAAAEAFADWGIPTADCIADVRAAAPEGALIGSGGLQSGVDAAKALALGADLAGFGRSLLGPAVESEAALEAALEQAELELRTAMFGIGVSSVGALRGTPRLIRI from the coding sequence ATGAAGACGACAGCCAAGGCTTCGGGCTCCCGTCCGCATCTTCTCGAAGGAAAGACGGGGGAGCGTAAGATCGAGCATGTACGCCTGTGCTTGAATGAAGACGTAGGCGGCAGAGGAGTTACTACAGGTTTTGAACGTTACCGGTTCCGGCACAATGCGCTGCCGGAACTGAACTTTGACGATATAACGCTGGACACATTGTTTCTCGGCCGGAGTCTGCGGACCCCGCTGCTGATCAGCTCGATGACCGGCGGCAGCGCCGCCACCGGAGAGATTAACGCGCGACTCGCCGAGGCGGCCCAGCGGCGGGGCTGGACGCTGGGTGTAGGTTCGATCCGGGCCGCATTGGAGCGCCCGGAGCTTGAATCTACGTTCCGGGTGCGGGAACACGCCCCGGACGTTCCTGTCATCGCGAACCTTGGAGCGGTTCAGCTGTCTTACGGTTTTGATGCAGGCGACTGCCGCCGGGCGGTGGAAATCGCCGAAGCCGATTGGCTGGTGCTGCATCTGAACGGCCTTCAGGAGGTGTTCCAGCCGGAAGGGAACACAGGCTTCGGCTCGCTGCTGCGGAAGATCGAGCAGGTATGCCACAGTCTGGAGGTTCCGGTCGGCGTCAAGGAAGTCGGCTGGGGCATCGACGGCGAGAAGGCGCTTAAGCTGTACGGCGCCGGGGTGTCGTTCATCGACGTGAGCGGAGCGGGTGGAACGTCATGGAGCCAGGTTGAAAAGTTCCGCAGCGCTGATCCGGTGAGGCGCGCCGCCGCCGAGGCGTTTGCGGATTGGGGTATCCCGACCGCTGACTGCATTGCGGACGTGCGCGCCGCTGCTCCTGAAGGCGCATTGATCGGCAGCGGGGGATTACAGAGCGGCGTCGACGCCGCCAAAGCGCTGGCACTCGGCGCGGATCTGGCCGGCTTCGGCCGGAGTCTGCTCGGCCCGGCGGTGGAATCCGAGGCGGCGCTGGAGGCGGCGCTTGAGCAGGCCGAGCTGGAGCTGAGGACGGCGATGTTCGGCATCGGCGTCTCCTCCGTGGGTGCCCTTCGCGGCACGCCGAGGCTTATACGCATTTAG